taaaaaagaaaaggaaagaaaaagttgCCTGTAGTAAGACGATCAGTAGCAGAATTAAGTTGGCCTTGGCTGTTGAGAGTGTCTTGAGCTTTAGAGTCGAAATCCTTAATCACAGTCGCTATCAATGTTGATAAATGACTTTAAACCACAATATCAAAAGGATATTTAATGTATATTTAGTATTGCGatagtttttaataattgtggtttcaaaaaaatagaattaataaaaattatatacaataattttttttaattaaggtttCAATACAGAATTTCAAGTGGGtctcataaaaataatgatgtgtattaaaaatatatttgagtgtattttaaaagtatatttgatttgaaatatattaaaataatattttttattgatatgtaATTTtgatagttaattttaaaataaaaaatattttaatatatttttttaaaaaaataccccaaaaaattaacataattacaTGGCTAAAGTTCAGATTGTTAATTCTTATATTATATCACAAAAAATAGGAATGGACAACAATACACCTCAAGCGTGACTTAAGGTCGGCACGGATTAGGGTTTCTGAAGCCCTCAAAACCCTGTGCCTATAAAGTCTAAAGACACCCCGTTTCTCTCTGTCGAAAACTCTCTCTACAATATTCGGCTATCAGAAAAAAGAGACCAACAAATAAACAGAACCCTGATCCAAGATGAGAGCTAAGGTATTTTTCTCTGTATAATCCtgtgttttgtttaaataatCTAGTCTGGTAGATGCATTGAGTATCTATCATGTTTGCTTAAATCTCTGCTCCAAGTTCCATTTACTTTGTCTCTTTTTTATTGCTGGAGAAGTTCTTTTTAATCCTGTAATCTAGGGTTTTAGTGTTTGGCTATATCATACAAATCTACTTGTTCTTTTCTATTCTAAAACTTGTGGTTTGTTGGGTTATAACAATAATGGTTTTGCTTTCCTTTCTCGATGCTCAAGAAATTGTCAATAATGTTAAAGACACTATTTTTATGCTATGTCGAGTTCGctttacaattgttttttatatatataattttggtggttttagctttttttcttgtgtAATTTGGTTTGTTTGATTTAAAATCTTCCGAAGCTGTCAAAATCTGGTATCTAGTCAAACATGTAATGGGTTTTTGTGTTTGTGACAGTAGCTGTGTAAATAGGTTATAATGTATCTCACCACTCAGTAACTTAACTAATTATCATGTAATTATGCTAGTTACTGATGTTATTGTGGAATTACAACTCAGAATGTACATTGTTACTTTACAAAAATTTACTAacaaattagaataattttaataaaaaagttcccggaaataaaaaaaatactatttaagcTGTAGAGGAACTATTTTTGAGTGATTACAAGCTAGtaagtatttatattatttcattgtaaatattttattatgttgttaATTTGAAGACGCAAAATGTATAATGCCTTTAAGTAACCATAGCGAGCCTTGATATTAACtgttttgttgttattgttctTTTCAGTGGAAGAAGAAGCGTATGAGGAGGTTGAAGAGGAAGCGCAGAAAGATGAGACAGAGATCCAAGTAAGCGGTGGACTTGGACAAGATGGAGCTTTCTGCTAGTATATGTCTTTGATTGCTGGTGGCTTTGTGCTGCATGGAGCTGCGAGAATGAATGATGTGTATTAGGGAAATACTTCATTTGTTTCATCAGCTAGGGTTTTAAGACCTGCTTCTGCAACTAGTTTTCTGTTGGCTTAAATTTTGTGTTGTATTTGACTTGCTTTTGTCCTTAATATTTACTTATGAATGGAAATCACCGAacttaatcaatctaatatagTTATCTTTCATAGATGTGTTTAATCATGGTTTAGTTTAGATCTTTCTGGTGTGGACCTCGGAATGCACTAGGCATCCACTTGCTACTACCTATTTGAGATTAGTAGAAATGCAGGGGAACTGGGGTGTGGCATTGGCAAGCTTTTTAGCCATTATGCCTTGGAATAACACCATTTTGATTCATCTCTACCGAATTGAGATTTCTGTTATTTGGTATCTAGCAATTTCAAGGATTGTTCACTGTCTCGTGGATTCATCATGAGTTCAGATGTTTGAGGTTATGGCTTGTGTATGCCACAATAAATGTTCAAGCAATGCTTGCAAACGTTCATTGGCAGGTGAAGGAATTGATTTGCTAACAACCAAACAAGGGATTCGACTCTTATATTATGTAACTACTGCCTGTGGAGATCAAATGGAGGATCTATTTCGTAGACTgcttttccagtttttttacCTCGGTAAATGGAATTGCGAAAACTGAACAAGAGCAATGGAATTGCCAGCTGTGGTAAAATGGCAAGTAAATGAACGAAGCACACATACACAAATTAGGGTGGAGGGGCCAGGGTGGCTGCACGGCGGAGCAATTTACATCAACAGAAATGACACAAAATAAGGTACAGAACCTTGCAAGAATTTACAGGTCAACCAGGATCACACACTGCATCCAATAAATAAGCTGAGATGCATCATTTTCGATTAAGAGCGAAAAACCCAAGTCAGAATGAGTAATTTATACAATCATATGCCACAGCAACCATGAGAATCAACTTGTACAGCATAAAACAATGATGCAAGTTTTCTGGGCAATGTTCAGCTCACAGAACATAGGGTGAAGCAAATATAGGAATAGTACTACATAGTCAAGAATCCTTGTGCTTGAACCTGTGCTCCTTCCTTGTGCTCAAAACATTCAACACAAACCATTGCTGCGGCTGTCTCTTTCGTTTTCAATACGCAGGATCCTTGGTTCCCGGTCTTGATCGGAAGGTCACAGTATGAAATTCTGATGAAGCATGGGCATTAGTATTGGTGAGCACCCCGTTGCCTTCTCAGAGTATATTCATTCCATGTTCCCTTGCTTGTTTCTAATCAGGATGATGCACGTAGTTTTACACTGGTAAACCCTTGAGGTCGTATTGCATAACAAGTCTTTCTACTGTATTTCGTCTCATGACTTGTCTAATGTACAACTCTTTTAAAACTTCTGCTGCcaactctttttcttcttcatgggCAATCCCTTCTACTAAAATAGTATAAGTTGTTTCATTAGGTGTGTATCCTTTCAAAACCATCATCTCAAAAATCTCCAAGGACAAATCTGTTCTACCAGATTTACAAAACCCAAGAATAAGAGCATTGAAATTGCCAAGAATAGGCCTATAGTCATTTTCTTCCAATAGCCTGAAAATCTCCAAGGCCTCGTCTAGCATTCCCTCAACACACAATCCTCTAATCAAAGATGAATAGGTATAAGGATCAGGAACAAATCCAGACTGTATCATCTCGTATAAAAGCTGAAATGCTGGATATGTGTTCCCTTTTCTACACAAGCTCGAAATCACACCTCTGTAGAAGTCATGGGTGGATGAATTTTGCTTATTACCCAAGCTTTGAATTATGGAGAATGCCCGTTGCACCCTCCCCCCCTCACAGAGCACAGCAATGGCATTAAACGTTCCATCATTGGGACTGCAGCAGTGATGAATCATTTGATCTAGACACTTAACCACGAGGTCTGCCTTCCCCTCTttgcaaagatgagaaattataGGGTTGAAGGTTGCAGCAGAGGGCTTAAATGATGCCCTCATCATTTCATCCAAAACCTGAAATGCATGTTGAATCCTGCCATGGGAGGCAAGCGAACCAATTAGTATATTGTATGTGACCAGAGATGGTGAACGCTCCTCCGAGTCCATTTCAGCTACAAGCTCGTTTGCCTCTTCCCATCTTCCTTCACAGCACAAGCTCCTCAGTATAATATTACAGCTCACAACGTTCGGATTAAATCCCTTTGATGGCAAATCCCTGAAGAACTGAATTGCCTCTTCCGTCCTACCTTCCTTGCACAATCCAGTTAATAAAACATTGTAACTAACCAAGTTAGGCTTCCCGCCCTTTGCAATTATCCCATCCAAAAGCTTCATCGCTTCATCCACACCTCTCTCCTTGTAAGCTGCTTCGAGCAAGAAAGAATGAGTGAATTCATTGGGGACCAACCCCTTTCGCATCAGCTTATCTAGTAACTGCAAGCTTTGATTCAAGTTCCCATGCTTGCAAAGCCCTCTAACAAGCGAATTATAGGTGACCGTGTTGGTTGGACAGCCATTTTCCTCCATTTTGTCAACTAACTGCATTGCATACCCAATATTCCCTCTCTTACACAAATTGTTCACCAAAAAAGTATAAGAAGCTGCATCAGGAATAATACCAGACTCAATCGTCATTTCCATCACCCTCGTCGCTTTCTTCATCTTATTCGACTTGCACAAATCATACAACAGCTGTGTTGCTTGAGCAACATCAGGTTTATGACCCTTTCTAACAATAAACTCCAAATGAAAAAATGCATCATTGAGCCTAATATCCCTATTTCTTGTGTCCTTCCTACCAACCTTCCAATTGGACAGTGTCCTAACAGAGTCTTTAGGGGAAATTGTAATCTGGGTTGATGCCAAAACTCTAGTGAAACCTCTGTTTTGTGAAAAGGAATGGAAATTTGGGACATTAGAGAATAACCCACAAGCTGTTCTTAGAGTCTCCGGAGAAGGGTTTGTTAAAGGAGACACTGAATTCACCAGAGTTGCCATTGCAAACAGATAGTAACAAGCAAAATTCAAGATTTCAGCTTGAaaccaaaaatatcaaaacttggTGGTTTTCTCAAGTGGTTAGATATTAAGACTTCAGACAAGGAGCAATAATGAGTCAAAAGGACGCGTCAAACATcgaaaaaaagcaaaatctgAGAGAAAGATAGGGTTAACATACACTGAGGATCATCACCACCTGTTCCATGCAAAAAGTTTGAGACTTTTTAAAGAAATGTTGAAGCACAAAGGcaggtttttatgtttttttcttacgtGTGTTGCTGTTCTTCTGGTCCAGTCCAGTCTCATTCAATCCGTATATTTGCAGTCCTTGTGTTATCCTC
This genomic interval from Populus alba chromosome 1, ASM523922v2, whole genome shotgun sequence contains the following:
- the LOC118049005 gene encoding uncharacterized protein, with the translated sequence MATLVNSVSPLTNPSPETLRTACGLFSNVPNFHSFSQNRGFTRVLASTQITISPKDSVRTLSNWKVGRKDTRNRDIRLNDAFFHLEFIVRKGHKPDVAQATQLLYDLCKSNKMKKATRVMEMTIESGIIPDAASYTFLVNNLCKRGNIGYAMQLVDKMEENGCPTNTVTYNSLVRGLCKHGNLNQSLQLLDKLMRKGLVPNEFTHSFLLEAAYKERGVDEAMKLLDGIIAKGGKPNLVSYNVLLTGLCKEGRTEEAIQFFRDLPSKGFNPNVVSCNIILRSLCCEGRWEEANELVAEMDSEERSPSLVTYNILIGSLASHGRIQHAFQVLDEMMRASFKPSAATFNPIISHLCKEGKADLVVKCLDQMIHHCCSPNDGTFNAIAVLCEGGRVQRAFSIIQSLGNKQNSSTHDFYRGVISSLCRKGNTYPAFQLLYEMIQSGFVPDPYTYSSLIRGLCVEGMLDEALEIFRLLEENDYRPILGNFNALILGFCKSGRTDLSLEIFEMMVLKGYTPNETTYTILVEGIAHEEEKELAAEVLKELYIRQVMRRNTVERLVMQYDLKGLPV